In a genomic window of Erythrolamprus reginae isolate rEryReg1 unplaced genomic scaffold, rEryReg1.hap1 scaffold_109, whole genome shotgun sequence:
- the LOC139155898 gene encoding tRNA-dihydrouridine(47) synthase [NAD(P)(+)]-like isoform X1: MEAAGVAPIRAQYRCTKEDFHARLEKEEKPRTDPDGAENDLQAAEQGEPPAKLQKRELDGVGEEKPPEGTVVGESAPEPPGRKRLRGQNKNRHCMKPTHYEKQRLCPSVVQERLEKCFYGSSCRFLHDLQEYMAAKPPDLGARCLLFETFGRCTYGATCRFAGAHLGEGYKNLVNAELQKQWEGRLAVRNGLSKDLQQQLRKKKVPFAKSGEYLRSLGKSHPARRPGGQAAVAETEARDCSVSEGSKEPGTARLEAPNGSNPSEGTGPASETVESPILSAEPVLGRVGAVTDEDTVKLRPSEKPKLDLQGKLYLAPLTTCGNLPFRRICKGYGADVTCGEMAVCTNLLQGQSSEWALLKRHETEDLFGVQLEGAFPDTMTKCAELLSQTIEVDFVDINVGCPIDLVYNKGGGCALMTRTNKFEQIVRGMNSVLDVPLTVKIRTGVQEKTNLAHKLIPNLREWGASLVTLHGRSREQRYTKMADWDYIAECVRVASPMPLFGNGDVFSFEDANRAMQSGVSGVMIARGALIKPWIFTEIKEQRHWDISSRERLGILQDYTNYGLEHWGSDTQGVEKTRKFLLEWLSFLCRYIPVGLLERLPQRINERPPYYLGRDYLETLMASQNVDDWIKISEMLLGRVPANFTFLPKHKANSYK, encoded by the exons ATGGAGGCGGCTGGAGTGGCTCCCATCCGAGCCCA ATACCGCTGCACGAAAGAGGACTTCCACGCCCGCCTTGAGAAGGAAGAGAAGCCGAGGACAGATCCAGATGGCGCCGAGAACGACCTTCAGGCCGCCGAGCAAGGGGAGCCTCCCGCCAAGCTGCAGAAGCGAGAACTTGATGGGGTCGGAGAAGAAAAACCTCCAGAGGGTACTGTTGTCGGTGAGAGCGCCCCAGAGCCTCCGGGACGGAAGAGGCTgcgagggcagaacaagaaccgCCATTGCATGAAGCCGACTCACTACGAGAAGCAGCGCTTGTGCCCCTCCGTGGTTCAG GAGCGTCTGGAAAAATGCTTCTACGGCTCCAGCTGCCGCTTCCTGCACGACCTCCAGGAGTACATGGCCGCCAAGCCCCCAGACCTGGGGGCCCGCTGCCTGCTCTTCGAGACCTTCGGCCGGTGCACCTACGGGGCCACCTGCCGATTCGCGGGAGCTCACCTGGGAGAGGGCTACAAGAACCTGGTGAACGCCGAGCTCCAGAAGCAGTGGGAAGGGAGGCTGGCGGTGAGGAACGGCCTCAGCAAAGACCTCCAGCAGCAACTGCGCAAGAAGAAAGTGCCCTTTGCCAAGTCCGGCGAGTACCTCCGCTCCCTGGGCAAGAGCCACCCGGCCAGAAGGCCCGGCGGCCAGGCTGCGGTGGCGGAGACGGAGGCCCGGGACTGCTCTGTTTCTGAAGGATCCAAGGAGCCTGGAACGGCCAGGTTGGAGGCACCCAACGGCTCTAACCCATCGGAAGGAACTGGTCCTGCTTCGGAAACGGTGGAGAGCCCGATTCTTTCAGCAGAGCCCGTTTTGGGAAGGGTGGGCGCGGTGACGGATGAAGACACGGTGAAACTGAGGCCGTCTGAGAAACCCAAG CTGGATCTGCAGGGCAAGCTCTACTTGGCTCCTCTGACCACG TGCGGCAACCTTCCCTTCCGCCGGATATGCAAAGGTTACGGGGCGGACGTCACCTGCGGAGAGATGGCGGTGTGCACCAACCTCCTCCAGGGACAGTCTTCCGAATGGGCGCTGCTGAAGCGGCACGAGACCGAGGATCTCTTCGGGGTTCAG CTGGAAGGAGCCTTTCCAGACACCATGACTAAATGCGCCGAGCTTCTCAGCCAAACCATCGAGGTGGATTTTGTGGATATCAACGTGGGATGCCCAATTGACCTGGTCTATAACAAA GGTGGCGGATGTGCTCTGATGACCCGAACTAATAAGTTTGAGCAAATCGTCCGAGGCATGAACTCC gtCTTGGATGTTCCCCTGACGGTCAAGATCAGGACGGGCGTGCAGGAGAAAACGAACCTGGCTCATAAACTGATCCCCAACCTCCGAGAATGGGGAGCCTCGTTGGTCACG CTCCACGGCCGGTCGAGAGAGCAGAGGTACACAAAGATGGCAGACTGGGACTACATAGCAGAGTGCGTCCGAGTGGCTAGCCCCATGCCCCTCTTCG GAAATGGCGATGTTTTTTCTTTCGAAGATGCTAACCGAGCCATGCAGAGCGGAGTTTCGGGGGTCATGATTGCAAG GGGAGCGCTCATCAAACCGTGGATCTTCACCGAAATCAAGGAACAGCGGCACTGGGACATCTCTTCCAGAGAGAGGCTGGGCATTCTGCAAGACTACACAAACTACGGCCTGGAACACTGGGGATCGGACACCCAAGGCGTGGAGAAGACCAGGAAGTTCTTGCTGGAGTGGCTCTCCTTCCTCTGCAG GTACATCCCTGTGGGCTTGCTGGAGCGCCTGCCACAGCGAATCAACGAAAGGCCCCCTTATTACCTGGGCCGAGACTACTTGGAGACCTTAATGGCGAGCCAAAACGTGGACGACTGGATTAAGATCAG TGAGATGCTGCTGGGCCGCGTTCCTGCCAACTTCACCTTCCTGCCAAAGCACAAAGCGAATTCTTACAAGTAG
- the LOC139155898 gene encoding tRNA-dihydrouridine(47) synthase [NAD(P)(+)]-like isoform X2 codes for MEAAGVAPIRAQYRCTKEDFHARLEKEEKPRTDPDGAENDLQAAEQGEPPAKLQKRELDGVGEEKPPEGTVVGESAPEPPGRKRLRGQNKNRHCMKPTHYEKQRLCPSVVQERLEKCFYGSSCRFLHDLQEYMAAKPPDLGARCLLFETFGRCTYGATCRFAGAHLGEGYKNLVNAELQKQWEGRLAVRNGLSKDLQQQLRKKKVPFAKSGEYLRSLGKSHPARRPGGQAAVAETEARDCSVSEGSKEPGTARLEAPNGSNPSEGTGPASETVESPILSAEPVLGRVGAVTDEDTVKLRPSEKPKCGNLPFRRICKGYGADVTCGEMAVCTNLLQGQSSEWALLKRHETEDLFGVQLEGAFPDTMTKCAELLSQTIEVDFVDINVGCPIDLVYNKGGGCALMTRTNKFEQIVRGMNSVLDVPLTVKIRTGVQEKTNLAHKLIPNLREWGASLVTLHGRSREQRYTKMADWDYIAECVRVASPMPLFGNGDVFSFEDANRAMQSGVSGVMIARGALIKPWIFTEIKEQRHWDISSRERLGILQDYTNYGLEHWGSDTQGVEKTRKFLLEWLSFLCRYIPVGLLERLPQRINERPPYYLGRDYLETLMASQNVDDWIKISEMLLGRVPANFTFLPKHKANSYK; via the exons ATGGAGGCGGCTGGAGTGGCTCCCATCCGAGCCCA ATACCGCTGCACGAAAGAGGACTTCCACGCCCGCCTTGAGAAGGAAGAGAAGCCGAGGACAGATCCAGATGGCGCCGAGAACGACCTTCAGGCCGCCGAGCAAGGGGAGCCTCCCGCCAAGCTGCAGAAGCGAGAACTTGATGGGGTCGGAGAAGAAAAACCTCCAGAGGGTACTGTTGTCGGTGAGAGCGCCCCAGAGCCTCCGGGACGGAAGAGGCTgcgagggcagaacaagaaccgCCATTGCATGAAGCCGACTCACTACGAGAAGCAGCGCTTGTGCCCCTCCGTGGTTCAG GAGCGTCTGGAAAAATGCTTCTACGGCTCCAGCTGCCGCTTCCTGCACGACCTCCAGGAGTACATGGCCGCCAAGCCCCCAGACCTGGGGGCCCGCTGCCTGCTCTTCGAGACCTTCGGCCGGTGCACCTACGGGGCCACCTGCCGATTCGCGGGAGCTCACCTGGGAGAGGGCTACAAGAACCTGGTGAACGCCGAGCTCCAGAAGCAGTGGGAAGGGAGGCTGGCGGTGAGGAACGGCCTCAGCAAAGACCTCCAGCAGCAACTGCGCAAGAAGAAAGTGCCCTTTGCCAAGTCCGGCGAGTACCTCCGCTCCCTGGGCAAGAGCCACCCGGCCAGAAGGCCCGGCGGCCAGGCTGCGGTGGCGGAGACGGAGGCCCGGGACTGCTCTGTTTCTGAAGGATCCAAGGAGCCTGGAACGGCCAGGTTGGAGGCACCCAACGGCTCTAACCCATCGGAAGGAACTGGTCCTGCTTCGGAAACGGTGGAGAGCCCGATTCTTTCAGCAGAGCCCGTTTTGGGAAGGGTGGGCGCGGTGACGGATGAAGACACGGTGAAACTGAGGCCGTCTGAGAAACCCAAG TGCGGCAACCTTCCCTTCCGCCGGATATGCAAAGGTTACGGGGCGGACGTCACCTGCGGAGAGATGGCGGTGTGCACCAACCTCCTCCAGGGACAGTCTTCCGAATGGGCGCTGCTGAAGCGGCACGAGACCGAGGATCTCTTCGGGGTTCAG CTGGAAGGAGCCTTTCCAGACACCATGACTAAATGCGCCGAGCTTCTCAGCCAAACCATCGAGGTGGATTTTGTGGATATCAACGTGGGATGCCCAATTGACCTGGTCTATAACAAA GGTGGCGGATGTGCTCTGATGACCCGAACTAATAAGTTTGAGCAAATCGTCCGAGGCATGAACTCC gtCTTGGATGTTCCCCTGACGGTCAAGATCAGGACGGGCGTGCAGGAGAAAACGAACCTGGCTCATAAACTGATCCCCAACCTCCGAGAATGGGGAGCCTCGTTGGTCACG CTCCACGGCCGGTCGAGAGAGCAGAGGTACACAAAGATGGCAGACTGGGACTACATAGCAGAGTGCGTCCGAGTGGCTAGCCCCATGCCCCTCTTCG GAAATGGCGATGTTTTTTCTTTCGAAGATGCTAACCGAGCCATGCAGAGCGGAGTTTCGGGGGTCATGATTGCAAG GGGAGCGCTCATCAAACCGTGGATCTTCACCGAAATCAAGGAACAGCGGCACTGGGACATCTCTTCCAGAGAGAGGCTGGGCATTCTGCAAGACTACACAAACTACGGCCTGGAACACTGGGGATCGGACACCCAAGGCGTGGAGAAGACCAGGAAGTTCTTGCTGGAGTGGCTCTCCTTCCTCTGCAG GTACATCCCTGTGGGCTTGCTGGAGCGCCTGCCACAGCGAATCAACGAAAGGCCCCCTTATTACCTGGGCCGAGACTACTTGGAGACCTTAATGGCGAGCCAAAACGTGGACGACTGGATTAAGATCAG TGAGATGCTGCTGGGCCGCGTTCCTGCCAACTTCACCTTCCTGCCAAAGCACAAAGCGAATTCTTACAAGTAG